A single genomic interval of Dysidea avara chromosome 8, odDysAvar1.4, whole genome shotgun sequence harbors:
- the LOC136265174 gene encoding uncharacterized protein has protein sequence MEYFNIILLTCSILVLSYTSDARVHLKIPATVHAEETIPCSCYTSKPDRALQVETSNKECEIKVTSKSMQQIDFTLTCKNGSYTANMECTTSQHYHEVEIKVIPKPNRLPVTLSCHVEGDSNHYWVGWIYGESSIQGEHSMPTSTNLTVHTLTAPGKYVCKVYIINGPVDQASDGVNKVVPKSSTLFDAIQNFF, from the exons ATGgaatatttcaatataatactgTTAACCTGCAGCATTTTAGTACTGTCTTATACAA GTGATGCTAGAGTACATCTTAAGATCCCAGCTACTGTCCATGCTGAAGAAACTATACCTTGTAGCTGTTATACCAGTAAACCTGATAGAGCCCTCCAGGTTGAAACATCAAACAAAGAATGTGAAATTAAAGTTACATCTAAATCCATGCAACAAATAGACTTCACGCTAACTTGTAAAAATGGCTCATACACTGCTAACATGGAATGCACCACATCTCAACACTATCATGAAGTAGAGATCAAAG ttatTCCTAAGCCTAACAGACTACCAGTCACTTTGTCATGTCACGTTGAAGGGGATTCTAACCATTACTGGGTTGGGTGGATATACGGAGAGTCTAGCATTCAAGGAGAACACTCCATGCCTACTTCTACAAACCTCACAGTACACACTTTGACAGCACCTGGGAAGTATGTATGTAAGGTGTACATCATAAATGGTCCTGTAGATCAGGCATCAGATGGAGTCAATAAAG TTGTTCCTAAATCATCCACACTGTTTGATGCTATACAGAACTTCTTTTGA
- the LOC136264123 gene encoding uncharacterized protein encodes MEYCSILCFTWCILALSATGKAAGKIVIDFPNNITAGEEYNGSCTFSGKDKNFDVTFPEKCKEYDVDYSDHRINFTLSCEDGSYNATIECDASMDSLEELKFKVIPKPKITTKPTNVTTMVGLPVTLSCHVKGDPTHYWVGWMYRDSIIQEGEQNAMSTSRSTRGTHHYLTIHTVKESGKYKCNVYTIKGLVNQVPHHVTVKNDMTKPTPASLLDVIYELLFSDVSEGPKRQ; translated from the exons ATGGAATACTGCAGTATATTATGTTTTACTTGGTGCATTCTGGCACTGTCTGCTACTG GAAAAGCTGCTGGTAAAATAGTGATTGATTTCCCAAATAATATCACTGCTGGAGAGGAATACAATGGTAGCTGTACTTTTAGTGGTAAAGACAAGAACTTTGATGTTACGTTTCCTGAGAAATGTAAAGAATATGATGTTGACTATTCTGATCACAGAATAAACTTTACCTTAAGTTGTGAAGATGGCTCATATAACGCTACAATAGAGTGTGATGCATCCATGGACAGCCTTGAAGAACTAAAATTCAAAG TTATTCCTAAACCAAAGATTACTACCAAACCAACCAATGTGACTACCATGGTTGGACTACCAGTCACTTTGTCATGTCATGTTAAAGGAGATCCTACCCATTATTGGGTTGGGTGGATGTACAGGGACTCTATCATTCAAGAAGGAGAACAAAATGCCATGTCTACCTCCAGATCAACCAGAGGAACACATCACTACCTCACAATACATACTGTGAAAGAGTCTGGAAAGTACAAGTGTAATGTGTATACTATAAAAGGTCTTGTGAATCAAGTGCCACACCATGTTACTGTTAAAAATG ACATGACCAAACCAACGCCGGCGTCACTTCTGGATGTtatatatgaactcttgttcTCTGATGTCAGTGAAGGACCAAAGAGACAATAA
- the LOC136264143 gene encoding muscle, skeletal receptor tyrosine protein kinase-like, with amino-acid sequence MEYCSIMLCFTWCILALSAADRAADKIVIDIPNNITAGEEYSGSCTLKKDDVDLYVESTEGSGCNLTHGNIPQNAQKIDFNLTCDSKNDSYTAVIECHSSEAYCEETINVIPKPKITTKPTNVTTMVGLPVTLSCHVKGDPNHYWVGWMYRDSIIQEGEQNAISTARSTRGTHHYLTIHTVKESGKYKCNVYTIKGPVHQVPHHVTVKNDKTKPTPVSLMDVIYKLLFSDFSSEEGSKRQ; translated from the exons ATGGAATACTGCAGTATAATGTTATGTTTTACTTGGTGCATTCTGGCACTGTCTGCTGCTG ATAGAGCTGCTGATAAAATAGTGATTGATATACCAAATAATATCACTGCTGGAGAGGAATATAGTGGCAGCTGTACTCTCAAAAAGGATGATGTGGACCTCTATGTTGAATCAACTGAAGGATCTGGGTGCAATTTGACTCATGGGAATATACCTCAGAATGCACAGAAAATAGACTTTAACCTAACCTGTGACAGTAAAAATGACTCATACACTGCCGTAATTGAATGCCACTCTTCTGAAGCTTATTGTGAAGAAACGATCAATG TTATACCTAAACCAAAGATTACTACCAAACCAACCAATGTGACTACCATGGTTGGACTACCAGTCACTTTGTCATGTCATGTTAAAGGAGATCCTAACCATTACTGGGTTGGATGGATGTACAGGGACTCTATCATTCAAGAAGGAGAACAAAATGCTATATCTACTGCTAGGTCAACCAGAGGAACACATCACTACCTCACAATACATACTGTGAAAGAGTCTGGAAAGTATAAGTGTAATGTGTATACTATAAAAGGTCCCGTGCATCAAGTGCCTCACCATGTTACTGTTAAAAATG ACAAGACAAAACCAACTCCAGTGTCACTCATGGATGTTATATACAAACTTTTGTTCTCTGATTTCAGCAGTGAAGAAGGATCAAAGAGACAATAA